In one window of Thalassococcus arenae DNA:
- a CDS encoding sigma-54-dependent transcriptional regulator encodes MSDILIVDDERDIRELIGDILQDEGFTTRLAGNSSEAMAQINAEAPALLILDIWLKDSKMDGIDILKTVKRDNPDVPVVIISGHGNIEIAVAAIKQGAYDFIEKPFNIDQLMVVIRRAMETSRLRRENQKLKRGEVKQAQMVGESPAFRALLGQLDKVTKSNGRVMLTGPAGSGKEVAARYIHAKSNRAAGPFVTVNCAGVAPETMEAVLFGRETPERGVEPGLLEQAHGGVVYFDEVADMPTGTQSKILRVLVDQQFTRVGGADKVRVDLRVISSTNRDLEAEIAAGRFREELYHRLNVVPIAVPSLADRREDIPLLARLFIAECNRAQGLPLRELSEEAEALMQTMLWPGNVRQLKNLVERVLILGDGTGPIEARELPQDTAPEQEGEDRVVLSGQLATLPLREAREAFEREYLLTQINRFGGNISRTASFVGMERSALHRKLKSLGVVTSQKAGARVARVEGDMEEAT; translated from the coding sequence ATGAGCGACATTCTGATAGTCGACGACGAACGGGACATCCGCGAACTGATCGGGGACATCCTGCAGGACGAGGGCTTCACGACGCGGCTGGCCGGCAATTCGTCCGAAGCGATGGCGCAGATCAACGCCGAGGCACCGGCGCTGCTGATCCTGGATATCTGGCTGAAGGACAGCAAGATGGACGGGATCGACATCCTCAAGACCGTCAAGCGCGACAATCCGGATGTGCCGGTGGTCATCATCTCGGGCCATGGCAACATCGAAATCGCCGTGGCGGCGATCAAGCAGGGCGCCTACGACTTCATCGAAAAGCCGTTCAACATCGACCAGCTGATGGTGGTGATCCGGCGCGCGATGGAGACGTCGCGCCTGCGTCGCGAGAACCAGAAGCTCAAGCGCGGCGAGGTCAAGCAGGCGCAGATGGTCGGCGAAAGCCCGGCCTTCCGGGCATTGTTGGGCCAGCTTGACAAGGTGACCAAGTCAAACGGCCGGGTGATGCTGACCGGCCCGGCAGGATCGGGCAAGGAGGTTGCCGCACGTTATATCCACGCCAAGTCGAACCGGGCTGCGGGACCTTTCGTCACCGTCAACTGCGCCGGCGTGGCGCCCGAGACGATGGAAGCGGTGCTGTTCGGCCGCGAGACGCCGGAGCGCGGCGTCGAACCGGGGCTGCTGGAACAGGCGCATGGCGGCGTGGTGTATTTCGACGAAGTGGCCGACATGCCCACCGGCACCCAGTCCAAGATCCTGCGGGTGCTGGTCGACCAGCAGTTCACACGGGTCGGCGGGGCCGACAAGGTGCGGGTCGATCTGCGGGTGATATCGTCGACCAACCGCGACCTCGAAGCGGAAATCGCAGCGGGCCGGTTCCGCGAGGAGCTGTATCACCGGCTGAACGTGGTCCCGATCGCCGTTCCGTCGCTGGCAGACCGGCGCGAGGACATCCCGCTGCTCGCGCGGCTGTTCATCGCCGAATGTAACCGCGCCCAGGGGCTGCCGTTGCGCGAACTCAGCGAAGAGGCCGAGGCGTTGATGCAGACCATGCTGTGGCCGGGCAATGTCCGCCAACTCAAGAACCTTGTGGAACGGGTGCTGATCCTGGGCGACGGCACCGGTCCGATCGAGGCGCGCGAACTGCCGCAGGATACCGCACCCGAGCAGGAAGGCGAGGATCGCGTCGTCCTGTCGGGCCAGTTGGCGACGCTGCCGCTGCGCGAGGCGCGCGAAGCGTTCGAGCGGGAATATCTGCTGACCCAGATCAACCGTTTTGGCGGAAACATCTCGCGCACCGCGTCCTTTGTCGGGATGGAACGCTCGGCCTTGCACCGAAAGCTGAAATCGCTGGGTGTGGTCACCAGTCAAAAGGCCGGCGCCCGGGTCGCGCGCGTCGAGGGCGACATGGAAGAGGCGACCTGA